A window from Bacteroidota bacterium encodes these proteins:
- a CDS encoding gliding motility-associated C-terminal domain-containing protein yields the protein MFKNLYLKLVALFAIVLMAGNLNASHLAGMDLTYEYAGSPNTFKLTLKVYRDCSGITVSSSYNLCYFSNNLGQQGTVTATQVAGPNVVPTPPCINAGLSSCQGGSAYGIEEFVYEVTVTLPGQATDWVFYTSDGGLCCRNPAITTLQNPGGDGQNVYATLDNLNFPANSSAAFASLPVTQFCINNAFYFSQFATDIDGDSLRFSLTEPLNYSATCGTIAAPVQFANPYTYLAPFTTLNGVNVDPIQGYIAFTPTAIEVGVMALLVEDFDKTTGLLRGSIRRDIQINIISNCNIIIPNFSTSTINGVPKALQAQCRDTCIIVPLDKVVQCGSIAPNGSDFRAIRPNGAPNPIFKAEPHNCVNGFTDSVKVYFYKHLTQGTTQLWIKKGGDNNTLLSECGTEMPESDTINIVVVDPTIMALPVIDTASSCAFSSFVVNMPEDISCYSIAGDGSDFTFVDNIGTNYPIASASGVNCSFAIEYTNQIAITLSGVANGNQPYYLISKPGTDNNTISNSCDKFILNDTVAIIYTNAFVTANLGNDTTLCASQNSLVLDPGNVGATYTWYFNGAPIGGNTQQLTAAQTGTYMVNVFYGPSCQGYDTINVQYLPAPVVNLGNNLSICDGDVFPVLDAGNPGANYQWLLNGNPIATTQTITTTTAGTYTVIVSASTCTASSSVQVIVANSTPFDLGADQDICETGNVSISTSVPGSSYIWALNGTNLNNNNQTYTATQAGSYVVELTNTDGCKSRDTVVVNVEKLPGKPIVKCALGQSGYQFVYTWDAIAGASGYEVSINGAAFIANNLPPTSHGVNEAPSTFTVHALGVECANGPESDPAFCDIVIPNIVTPNGDNMNDLFFIQNLAQFGNAQLKLFNRWGNVIYENGSYKNDYNFADQPDGVYYYILTVEQLDKDYSGNVTVYRQK from the coding sequence ATGTTCAAGAATCTTTATCTAAAATTAGTTGCACTGTTTGCTATTGTTTTAATGGCAGGTAATTTAAATGCATCTCACTTAGCAGGAATGGACCTTACCTATGAGTACGCAGGTTCGCCCAACACCTTTAAATTAACGCTTAAAGTGTATCGCGATTGTTCGGGGATCACCGTATCATCAAGTTACAATTTGTGCTATTTTTCTAATAATTTGGGTCAACAGGGAACTGTTACTGCCACTCAAGTTGCGGGCCCGAATGTTGTACCCACTCCTCCTTGTATCAACGCAGGCTTAAGCTCTTGTCAGGGTGGTTCCGCTTACGGTATAGAGGAGTTTGTATATGAGGTAACGGTTACGCTTCCAGGTCAAGCTACCGATTGGGTTTTTTACACTTCCGATGGTGGTCTGTGTTGCCGTAACCCAGCAATTACCACATTGCAAAACCCGGGTGGCGATGGACAAAATGTATATGCTACATTAGACAACCTGAATTTTCCGGCTAATAGTTCAGCAGCTTTTGCGTCTTTACCAGTTACGCAGTTTTGTATTAACAATGCCTTCTACTTTAGCCAGTTTGCTACGGATATTGATGGCGACTCATTGCGCTTCTCACTTACTGAGCCACTTAATTATAGTGCCACTTGCGGTACAATTGCCGCACCGGTTCAGTTTGCTAACCCCTACACGTATCTTGCACCTTTTACAACACTTAACGGTGTTAATGTAGATCCTATACAAGGTTATATTGCATTTACACCAACAGCTATTGAAGTTGGTGTAATGGCATTATTGGTAGAAGATTTCGATAAAACTACCGGCCTATTGCGTGGCTCCATACGCAGAGATATTCAGATTAATATTATTTCTAACTGCAACATAATTATTCCAAATTTCTCTACCTCTACCATTAATGGAGTACCTAAGGCGTTGCAAGCCCAATGCAGAGATACCTGTATTATTGTGCCTCTAGACAAAGTGGTACAATGTGGTTCTATTGCTCCTAATGGTTCTGACTTCAGAGCTATTCGGCCTAATGGTGCACCAAACCCGATTTTTAAAGCCGAGCCACACAATTGTGTAAATGGATTTACAGATTCAGTAAAGGTTTATTTTTATAAGCACCTTACTCAAGGCACTACTCAATTATGGATTAAGAAGGGTGGAGATAACAATACGTTATTATCAGAGTGCGGTACTGAAATGCCAGAGTCAGACACTATTAACATTGTTGTTGTTGACCCTACTATTATGGCTTTGCCGGTAATAGATACAGCCAGCTCATGTGCATTTAGTTCGTTTGTAGTAAATATGCCCGAAGATATCTCTTGTTATTCGATAGCCGGTGATGGCTCTGATTTTACATTTGTAGACAATATTGGCACCAATTATCCGATTGCCAGTGCCTCCGGTGTGAACTGCTCATTTGCTATTGAATATACTAACCAGATTGCTATTACACTCTCAGGAGTTGCAAACGGCAATCAGCCTTATTACCTTATTTCCAAACCAGGTACTGATAATAATACGATTAGCAATTCATGTGATAAGTTTATCCTTAATGATACGGTTGCAATTATCTATACCAACGCCTTTGTTACTGCCAATCTGGGCAATGATACAACCTTATGTGCAAGTCAGAATTCGCTTGTATTGGATCCTGGCAATGTGGGCGCAACCTATACCTGGTACTTTAATGGTGCGCCTATTGGTGGCAACACACAACAGTTAACCGCAGCACAAACCGGAACGTACATGGTCAATGTATTTTATGGACCAAGTTGTCAGGGATATGATACCATCAATGTTCAGTACCTGCCAGCTCCGGTTGTTAATCTGGGTAACAACTTAAGTATTTGCGATGGCGATGTTTTCCCAGTGTTGGATGCCGGTAATCCTGGAGCTAATTATCAGTGGTTATTGAATGGCAATCCAATAGCTACAACACAAACAATTACTACAACAACAGCAGGAACGTATACGGTAATAGTTAGCGCCTCTACATGTACAGCTTCGAGCAGTGTGCAGGTTATAGTGGCTAATTCTACTCCGTTTGATCTTGGTGCCGATCAGGATATTTGCGAAACAGGTAATGTCTCTATCTCAACCAGTGTGCCTGGCAGTTCCTATATATGGGCGCTAAATGGTACCAACCTGAACAATAATAACCAAACGTATACGGCCACTCAAGCGGGTTCATATGTAGTAGAATTAACCAATACCGATGGATGTAAATCTCGCGATACCGTTGTGGTTAATGTAGAAAAATTACCAGGTAAGCCAATTGTTAAGTGTGCCTTAGGACAAAGCGGATATCAGTTTGTTTATACATGGGATGCCATAGCCGGGGCTTCGGGATATGAAGTGAGTATAAATGGTGCAGCTTTTATTGCAAATAATCTACCACCAACAAGCCATGGGGTTAATGAAGCACCATCTACCTTTACCGTGCATGCCTTGGGTGTTGAATGTGCAAATGGACCTGAGTCGGATCCTGCATTTTGCGATATCGTTATTCCAAATATTGTTACGCCTAACGGTGACAATATGAATGATTTGTTTTTTATTCAAAACCTTGCTCAGTTTGGCAATGCACAATTGAAACTATTTAATCGCTGGGGTAATGTAATTTATGAAAACGGGTCGTATAAGAATGATTACAATTTTGCTGATCAACCTGATGGTGTATATTATTATATCCTTACTGTAGAGCAATTAGACAAGGATTATTCTGGTAATGTAACTGTTTATCGTCAAAAGTAA
- a CDS encoding IS5 family transposase, translating to MARASITRASKQEYISTSQLTFEGFETPFAKKLDPNNRWVVLAHRIPWDRLVTLYQKQLNHHTNGASLINPRVAIGAVIIKQLCELTDREAVLQIQENMYMQYFIGYSSFSNEAPFDASLFVSIRFRLNFDLVGKMNEMMLDLEHSRTQAPDSSINADVTQTNIEDTPTVANEVAPTHNGTMITDATAAPQDISYPTDLNLLNDAREKAEAKIDILHSHIMAEEKPRTYRESARKLYLKTVQKKSKTKREIRKAIRKQLNFLHRDLQIKHMQLDQLTCNPLDKKMYKYLLVIQTLYDQQKQMYDTHTHSIEHRIVSIHQSHVRPIVRGKANAKVEFGAKINVSLNNGYTFIDHLSWKAFNKGTHLISSVEQYKARWGYNPKEVLADKIYCNRESRAKLKELGIQLKQNHSADQRQ from the coding sequence ATGGCCAGAGCATCAATAACCCGTGCATCCAAACAAGAATATATTAGCACCTCTCAACTTACCTTTGAAGGATTCGAAACACCATTTGCTAAGAAATTAGATCCTAACAATCGTTGGGTAGTTCTTGCGCATCGCATACCTTGGGATAGGTTGGTGACATTGTACCAGAAGCAATTAAACCATCATACAAATGGAGCAAGTTTAATAAACCCGCGAGTTGCCATTGGGGCAGTAATAATCAAACAGCTGTGCGAATTAACGGACAGAGAGGCGGTATTACAAATACAAGAAAACATGTACATGCAATACTTTATTGGCTACAGCAGCTTTAGCAATGAAGCGCCATTCGATGCATCACTATTTGTGAGTATTCGCTTTCGATTAAACTTTGATTTGGTGGGCAAAATGAATGAGATGATGTTAGACCTTGAACATTCCCGAACGCAAGCACCCGACAGCAGTATCAATGCTGATGTAACGCAAACAAATATAGAAGATACGCCAACTGTTGCGAATGAAGTTGCGCCAACGCATAACGGAACGATGATAACAGATGCAACCGCAGCACCACAAGATATCAGCTATCCTACTGATTTGAATTTACTCAATGATGCACGTGAGAAGGCTGAAGCAAAAATCGATATTCTGCATTCGCATATAATGGCAGAAGAAAAGCCACGCACTTATCGAGAGTCAGCACGCAAACTGTATTTGAAAACCGTACAAAAGAAAAGTAAAACAAAAAGGGAAATACGAAAGGCCATACGAAAGCAGCTCAATTTTTTGCACAGAGACCTTCAAATCAAACACATGCAACTAGACCAACTCACATGCAACCCTTTGGATAAAAAAATGTACAAATACCTACTTGTAATTCAAACTTTGTACGACCAACAAAAGCAAATGTATGATACACACACCCACAGCATCGAGCACAGAATAGTAAGTATACACCAGTCTCATGTGCGCCCTATCGTGCGAGGCAAAGCAAACGCAAAAGTAGAATTCGGTGCAAAAATAAATGTAAGCCTAAACAATGGATATACCTTTATCGACCATCTATCGTGGAAAGCTTTTAACAAAGGCACACACCTAATAAGTTCGGTCGAACAATACAAAGCAAGATGGGGTTATAATCCTAAAGAAGTGCTCGCAGATAAAATATACTGTAATAGAGAAAGTCGAGCAAAGCTCAAAGAGTTAGGCATACAGCTCAAACAAAACCACTCGGCAGACCAAAGGCAGTAG